The Oryctolagus cuniculus chromosome 5, mOryCun1.1, whole genome shotgun sequence genome includes a region encoding these proteins:
- the PSMB1 gene encoding proteasome subunit beta type-1, with product MLSSPAMYSGPGRDLGMDVHSVAGPVQRRFSPYAFNGGTVLAIAGEDFSIVASDTRLSEGFSIHTRDSPKCYKLTDRTVIGCSGFHGDCLTLTKIIEARLKMYKHSNNKAMTTGAIAAMLSTILYSRRFFPYYVYNIIGGLDEEGKGAVYSFDPVGSYQRDSFKAGGSASAMLQPLLDNQVGFKNMQNVEHIPLTLDRAMRLVKDVFISAAERDVYTGDALRICIVTKEGIREETVPLRKD from the exons ATGTTGAGCTCTCCAGCCATGTACTCGGGTCCCGGCCGAGACCTGGGGATGGACGTGCACAGTGTCGCGGGCCCGGTGCAGCGGCGCTTTTCGCCTTACGCCTTCAACGGAGG tACTGTATTGGCAATTGCTggagaagatttttccattgttgCTTCTGACACTCGATTGAGTGAAGGATTTTCAATTCACACGCGGGACAGCCCTAAATGTTACAAATT AACAGATAGAACAGTCATCGGATGCAGTGGTTTCCATGGAGACTGTCTTACCTTGACAAAGATTATTGAAGCAAGACTAAAG ATGTATAAGCATTCCAATAATAAGGCCATGACTACAGGGGCAATTGCTGCAATGCTGTCTACAATCCTGTACTCCAGGCGCTTCTTTCCATACTATGTTTACAACATCATCGGTGGACTTGATGAAGAAG GGAAGGGAGCCGTGTACAGCTTTGACCCAGTGGGATCCTACCAGCGAGACTCCTTCAAGGCCGGAGGCTCTGCCAGTGCCATGCTGCAACCTCTGCTGGACAACCAG GTTGGCTTTAAGAACATGCAGAACGTTGAGCACATCCCACTGACCTTGGATAGAGCCATGCGACTGGTGAAAGATGTCTTCATTTCTGCAGCCGAGAGGGACGTGTATACAGGGGACGCACTCCGGATCTGCATTGTAACCAAAGAAGGCATCAGGGAGGAGACTGTCCCCCTGCGGAAGGACTGA